From a region of the Lactuca sativa cultivar Salinas chromosome 4, Lsat_Salinas_v11, whole genome shotgun sequence genome:
- the LOC128133693 gene encoding PR5-like receptor kinase yields the protein MTNSFIEKLGQGGYVSVYKGQLPDRQLVVVKLLDKGMGDEEDFINEIGSIGKTSHVNIDSLLGFCFDGNKRALIYEFMPNGSLDKCLRRDESHLDWNTLFRIAKGIARGLQYLH from the coding sequence ATGACAAACTCATTCATTGAGAAACTGGGACAAGGAGGCTATGTAAGTGTCTACAAAGGACAATTGCCTGATAGGCAACTAGTTGTAGTAAAGCTCTTGGACAAAGGTATGGGAGATGAAGAAGATTTCATTAATGAAATCGGTAGCATTGGTAAAACTTCTCATGTAAACATAGACTCGCTCTTAGGTTTCTGCTTTGATGGAAACAAAAGAGCTTTAATATATGAGTTCATGCCAAATGGATCCTTGGATAAGTGTCTACGTCGTGATGAATCTCATCTAGACTGGAACACATTATTTAGAATTGCAAAAGGGATTGCACGAGGTTTGCAATACCTACATTAA